A genomic segment from Geitlerinema sp. PCC 7407 encodes:
- a CDS encoding RNA methyltransferase — protein MLTSLQNPLVKQLRKLQRTKERHQQQQILLEGTHLLEEAIAAGYPLLTVCFTESWQARYPQLWPVVAQRTDRMELVSPAVLAAIATTVNPDGVVATIARQLPSPPDLPVQLGLVLETVQDPGNLGTIIRTAAAAGVDGLWVSEDSVDLDHPKVLRATAGQWFRLPMGVSDRLPELIEAARAEGIQTIATVPSARLSYWELDFRQPSLLLVGNEGAGLSEDLMALADHQVQIPLSAGVESLNVAIATSLVLYEAKRQREHP, from the coding sequence ATGCTGACGAGTCTCCAAAATCCCCTGGTCAAGCAGCTCCGCAAGCTACAGCGGACAAAGGAACGGCATCAGCAACAGCAGATTTTGCTGGAGGGGACTCATCTGCTGGAGGAGGCGATCGCGGCGGGCTATCCCTTGCTGACGGTGTGCTTCACCGAGAGCTGGCAGGCCCGCTATCCCCAGCTGTGGCCCGTGGTGGCCCAAAGAACGGACCGGATGGAGCTGGTGAGTCCTGCCGTGCTGGCGGCGATCGCCACCACTGTCAATCCAGACGGAGTTGTGGCCACCATCGCCCGGCAGCTGCCGAGCCCGCCTGATCTGCCAGTGCAGCTCGGCTTGGTCCTGGAGACGGTCCAAGACCCGGGCAACTTGGGAACCATCATTCGCACCGCTGCCGCTGCCGGCGTTGACGGCCTGTGGGTCAGCGAAGACAGCGTCGATCTGGACCATCCGAAAGTGTTGCGGGCAACGGCGGGCCAGTGGTTCCGGTTGCCGATGGGGGTGAGCGATCGGCTACCAGAACTGATTGAGGCGGCGCGGGCTGAGGGAATTCAAACCATTGCAACGGTGCCCAGCGCTCGCCTGAGCTACTGGGAGCTGGATTTTCGGCAGCCCAGTCTGTTGCTAGTGGGCAACGAGGGAGCAGGACTGTCTGAGGACTTGATGGCCCTAGCGGACCATCAGGTGCAGATTCCCCTAAGCGCTGGGGTGGAGTCTTTGAACGTGGCGATCGCCACTTCCTTAGTCCTTTATGAGGCCAAGCGCCAGCGCGAACATCCCTAG